A stretch of Cicer arietinum cultivar CDC Frontier isolate Library 1 chromosome 5, Cicar.CDCFrontier_v2.0, whole genome shotgun sequence DNA encodes these proteins:
- the LOC140920541 gene encoding GDSL esterase/lipase At5g08460-like produces MKMVCLLVVSLPLWSMLLMSISSGDTPREPLFSAMFVFGDSLVDNGNNNKLHSLAKANYVPYGIDFPGDHPSPTGRFCYGKTFGDFLGNLSGIREVTGRNLLISMLMFVFTGTVFIYCVRFLENVMWPQGEHISFTQQVSNFEKTLSQTKSLMEDENLSQYLANSFTTVIHGSNDYINNYLMPEFYGTSFMYSPNNYADILIEHYKENILVNLLTYLTHAHPSAHTLLCIYIYIYIYIYEEGSNYVICVSYDMMIVCLLVIDKACCGIGRNNGQINCLPMFNPCPNRDQYVFWDPVHPSQAVNKTMASKAFTGTPSDSYPINVYQMAQKQLPSGQNNASATSEQNKKVPLKNTKEQNTSREEHCLMRMLMAVVAFKTSCVCLFSMGNKHNTRRRGAKSGQSMSFTIRSKQCKRVRASQTTLLLRDEARRSHAVPLRAHMYGSYNTFSFALTLFTLKNAFMSGYFLKFGYGCSQWMILRVMEEVYGGDFAMTE; encoded by the exons atgaaaatggtatGCTTGCTAGTTGTTTCTTTGCCACTATGGAGCATGCTTTTGATGTCTATCTCCTCAGGTGATACACCAAGGGAGCCATTATTTTCTGCAATGTTTGTGTTTGGAGATTCATTAGTGGACAATGGAAATAACAACAAACTCCATTCTTTAGCAAAAGCTAACTACGTGCCTTATGGCATTGATTTTCCAGGGGATCATCCAAGTCCAACTGGCAGATTTTGTTACGGCAAAACCTTCGGAGATTTTCTCGGTAACCT TTCTGGGATACGTGAAGTGACAGGGCGAAATCTGTTAATCTCTATGCTAATGTTTGTGTTTACTGGAACAGTTTTTATATATTGTGTTCGTTTTCTTGAAAATGTTATGTGGCCACAGGGAGAACACATTAGCTTTACCCAGCAGGTGagtaattttgaaaaaacactTAGTCAGACGAAGAGCCTAATGGAGGATGAGAATTTGAGTCAGTACTTGGCAAACTCATTCACAACAGTGATCCATGGCAGTAATGATTACATAAACAACTATCTCATGCCTGAATTTTATGGTACTAGCTTCATGTACAGCCCAAATAACTATGCTGATATCCTCATAGAGCATTACAAAGAGAATATTTTGGTAAATTTACTTACATACCTTACACACGCCCACCCAAGCGCGCACACACTtctgtgtatatatatatatatatatatatatatatatgaggagGGATCAA ATTATGTTATATGTGTTTCATATGATATGATGATTGTGTGTCTGCTTGTAATTGATAAAGCGTGTTGTGGTATTGGAAGGAATAATGGACAGATAAATTGCTTGCCAATGTTTAATCCATGTCCAAATAGAGACCAATATGTGTTTTGGGATCCCGTTCATCCAAGCCAAGCTGTGAACAAAACTATGGCTAGTAAGGCCTTTACTGGAACACCCTCTGATAGCTACCCAATTAATGTGTACCAGATGGCACAAAAGCAGTTACCATCTGGTCAAAACAATGCCTCGGCCACATCAG AGCAGAATAAGAAGGTGCCTCTGAAGAATACGAAGGAGCAAAATACGAGCAGAGAAGAGCACTGCCTCATGCGCATGTTGATGGCTGTTGTTGCCTTCAAAACCTCATGTGTGTGTCTTTTCTCTATGGGAAACAAGCATAATACAAGGCGAAGAGGTGCAAAATCGGGACAGAGCATGAGTTTTACAATCAGGTCGAAACAATGTAAACGAGTTAGAGCTTCGCAAACGACGCTTCTTTTGCGCGACGAGGCGCGCCGCTCCCACGCGGTTCCTTTGCGCGCTCACATGTATGGGTCTTACAACACTTTTTCCTTCGCTCTAACACTATTCACGCTCAAAAACGC
- the LOC101507419 gene encoding pentatricopeptide repeat-containing protein At4g21065 — protein MKRVYKLHATLIKTGQHDNPHSLRSFFLSCVQSSCSLDTARYAASVLLRFPIPPDPFLYNTVIRHVAPHSPTLALSIFSHMHRNAVPFDHFTFPLILKHHNHHHHLHSLVFKLGFDSNIFVQNALLNAYGSRGSINFAVKLFDEMLYRDLVSWSTLIACFVNNNLHFEALSLFQQMQLRDPDIGNSSDGVIMLSVISAVSCLGVLELAIWVHSFIVRIGLPLTVPLGSSLINMYSRCGSIDRSVMVFDEMPHRNVVTWTALINGLAVHGCSREGLEAFYDMTESGLKPDRAAFIAALVACSHGGLVEDGWRVFRSMRDEFGIEPMLEHYGCMVDLLGRAGLLVEAFEFVEEMPLKPNSVIWRTLLGACVNHNHLVLAEKARKMVNELDPHHHGDYVLLSNAYGGVGDWGGKAGLRNSMRKNRIVKEPGLSFIHIDQGVHEFVSGDHSHPQWEEITKFLVSVIDTVKLGGYTPNTSSVLHDIQEEEKEHCVGYHSEKLAVMFRASLTEILLLEIEIGSITLARDHVLAEIFECSSRDIPVSHHQLVSSNWWLHNGIGNLEITGSSNNGSEEVRSAICSMVFADDSCFTQKSSLRKIGLGKANHGLHYIWEANMPYIWED, from the exons ATGAAAAGAGTGTACAAGTTACACGCTACACTGATCAAAACTGGACAACACGACAACCCACACTCTCTCCGCTCCTTCTTCCTTAGCTGCGTACAGTCATCATGTTCCCTCGACACTGCACGCTATGCCGCCTCCGTCTTACTCCGTTTCCCCATACCACCCGACCCATTCTTATACAACACCGTCATCAGACACGTGGCACCCCACTCTCCCACCCTCGCCCTTTCCATATTTTCCCATATGCACCGTAACGCCGTCCCCTTCGACCACTTCACCTTCCCACTTATCCTCAAACACCACAACCATCACCACCACCTTCATTCCCTCGTTTTCAAACTCGGTTTCGACTCCAACATCTTCGTTCAGAACGCGCTTCTCAACGCTTATGGTTCTCGTGGCTCCATCAACTTTGCAGTCAAACTGTTCGACGAAATGCTTTACAGAGACTTAGTTTCTTGGTCCACGTTAATCGCTTGTTTTGTCAACAACAACCTCCATTTCGAAGCGCTTTCTCTTTTCCAACAAATGCAGTTACGTGACCCTGACATTGGAAATTCATCTGATGGGGTTATCATGTTGAGTGTGATATCTGCGGTTTCGTGTTTAGGTGTGCTTGAATTGGCTATCTGGGTTCATTCTTTCATTGTTAGGATAGGGCTACCACTTACTGTTCCATTGGGTAGTTCTCTTATTAACATGTATTCGAGGTGTGGTTCTATTGATCGTTCTGTCATGGTATTTGATGAAATGCCTCACAGAAATGTAGTTACTTGGACTGCTTTGATTAACGGGCTTGCTGTGCATGGATGTAGTAGGGAAGGTTTGGAAGCTTTTTATGATATGACGGAGTCTGGTTTGAAGCCTGATCGGGCTGCATTTATAGCTGCTTTGGTGGCTTGTAGTCATGGTGGTCTTGTGGAGGATGGTTGGCGGGTTTTTAGGAGTATGAGGGATGAGTTTGGAATTGAACCTATGCttgagcattatggttgtatgGTTGACCTTCTTGGTCGTGCTGGGCTTCTTGTTGAAGCTTTTGAGTTTGTGGAGGAAATGCCTTTGAAGCCAAATTCTGTTATTTGGAGGACTTTGCTTGGGGCGTGTGTGAATCACAATCATCTTGTGTTGGCTGAAAAGGCTAGAAAAATGGTCAATGAGCTTGACCCACATCATCATGGCGATTATGTGCTTTTATCGAACGCTTATGGTGGAGTTGGCGACTGGGGTGGTAAGGCTGGCTTGAGAAATTCTATGAGgaagaatagaattgtcaagGAGCCTGGCCTCAGTTTTATCCATATTGATCAAGGGGTCCATGAATTTGTCTCTGGTGATCATTCTCATCCACAATGGGAGGAGATTACAAAATTTTTAGTTTCAGTTATAGATACAGTAAAACTAGGAGGTTACACCCCTAATACTTCCTCCGTGTTACATGATATTCAAGAGGAAGAGAAAGAGCATTGTGTGGGTTATCATAGTGAGAAATTGGCAGT CATGTTTCGGGCATCTTTGACAGAGATATTATTATTAGAGATCGAAATCGGTTCCATCACTTTAGCGAGGGATCATGTTCTTGCCGAGATTTTTG AGTGCAGTTCTAGGGACATACCAGTATCACATCATCAATTAGTTTCAAGTAACTGGTGGCTCCACAATGGGATTGGAAATTTGGAAATCACTGGTTCTTCTAACAATGGCAGTGAGGAAG TTAGGTCTGCTATATGCAGTATGGTCTTCGCTGATGATTCATGTTTCACACAGAAATCCTCGTTGAGGAAAATTGGTTTGGGTAAGGCAAACCATGGTTTGCATTATATTTGGGAGGCAAACATGCCATATATTTGGGAG gactaa